One window of the Babesia microti strain RI chromosome IV, complete genome genome contains the following:
- a CDS encoding plasmepsin V (PMV) (overlaps_old_locusTagID:BBM_III05270) has protein sequence MCIAHSFLISCTFLSLSLAKPLNDVFDSNIKLDNVHLNARVINDLYSSTCTDDGAKGAKCVQKFVENTLDTVVDNDSSSTLIPGGELALKDDSVDVSAYNESADGLSNLQVVANKSTEPLESADSTGIVDEEDDVIVEVLNGKINGKKIIGSVELDELLDLGGKKFKIPIYGTLHDFAYYFIKIFIGTPPSVQWVVLDTGSSLLGITCGNCIQCGNHQNPNYEPYESATAIKCTDVNQCKLKGCDECRFMQHYSEGSFISGDYYTDVISFDKSSPGYKFNNLGCVLYENKLIYNQRANGIFGMSPNDDSIISQLFKRPEIDNIFSICLSDEGGELIIGGIEPELFNIKNNSEMAWTRLNTDNNYYIHINSMSYLSDHVEITNTKFSIDSGTTNTVLMEKMYKSIVNGVMNICFMDREIEGYDLDIGVTVIQKKPDDIVDLMIEREENVTKCEIHDDEICSRNIDKFPPLDFTLEGGNILTINPDTYFFKRNSWWCLGVEKSKDGENIFGANFFRNKQLIFTSDKLGFVPSNCTSHSINI, from the exons atgtgtATAGCACATTCGTTTCTAATATCATGCACGTTCCTCTCCTTGTCTCTAGCCAAACCACTCAATGATGTTTTTgattcaaatattaaattggaTAATGTACATCTAAATGCACGAGTTATAAATGATCTTTACAGTAGTACTTGCACTGACGATGGCGCGAAGGGGGCAAAATGTGTCCAAAAGTTTGTAGAAAATACGCTCGATACCGTAGTAGACAACGATTCATCGTCCACACTCATTCCTGGCGGTGAATTGGCATTAAAAGATGATTCAGTAGATGTATCTGCATACAATGAGTCTGCCGATGGATTGTCCAATTTACAAGTTGTTGCTAATAAATCCACTGAGCCACTAGAAAGTGCTGATTCAACGGGCATCGTTGACGAAGAGGATGATGTGATTGTTGAAGTGCTaaatggtaaaattaatggGAAGAAGATCATTGGGTCGGTAGAATTGGACGAACTGTTGGATTTAGGcggtaaaaaatttaaaataccCATTTATGGTACCTTACACGACTTTGCATACTActtcattaaaatatttattggaaCGCCACCAAGTGTTCAATGGGTCGTTTTAGACACAGGATCAAGTCTTTTGGGAATAACATGCGGTAATTGTATACAATGTGGAAACCATCAAAATCCTAATTATGAACCGTACGAATCTGCCACAGCAATTAAGTGTACGGACGTTAATCAGTGTAAATTAAAGGGATGTGATGAGTGTAGGTTTATGCAACACTACTCAGAAGGTTCATTTATCTCTGGCGATTATTATACTGATGTCATTTCATTTGACAAATCATCTCCGggatataaatttaacaatcTGGGTTGCGTGCTGTATGagaataaattgatatacaaTCAACGAGCCAATGGAATATTTGGTATGTCACCTAATGATGATTCTATTATATCGCAACTATTTAAACGCCCGGAGATAGATAACATATTTAGTATTTGCCTGTCTGATGAAGGGGGCGAATTGATTATTGGAGGCATAGAACCCGagttatttaatattaaaaacaaCAGCGAAATGGCCTGGACCAGACTAAACACCGACaataactattatatacatataaatagCATGTCATATTTATCAGATCATGTAGAAATCACgaatacaaaattttcaatcgACTCTGGTACCACCAATACCGTTTTGATGgaaaaaatgtataaatcCATTGTAAATGGAGTGATGAACATTTGTTTCATGGATAGAGAGATAGAGGGATATGATTTGGACATAGGGGTTACGGTTATACAAAAAAAACCCGATGATATTGTGGATCTGATGATAGAAAGGGAAGAGAATGTCACCAAATGCGAGATACACgatgatgaaatttgttCCAGAAACATTGACAAATTCCCACCACTAGACTTTACGCTAGA GGGGGGTAACATACTGACTATTAACCCGGATACCTACTTTTTTAAACGCAATAG TTGGTGGTGTTTGGGCGTGGAGAAGAGCAAAGATggtgaaaatatttttggtgcaaattttttcagGAACAAACAACTTATATTTACATCTGACAAATTAG GTTTTGTTCCATCCAATTGTACATCCCACAGCATCAACATTTAA
- a CDS encoding conserved protein, unknown function (overlaps_old_locusTagID:BBM_III05245;~overlaps_old_locusTagID:BBM_III05250) produces the protein MHSALHLTHLSYFMLLAITRSCGYIKTKYIESCSPNKYNYKLLTQSNNTSIRTAPNSTIMLSSTSKIGLEPFCYKQFDRKNSANHIPMDKFIFLDKLCELIASGDCKFADGYAEFCKHIFVKNFTNSKLGILEITPENEHILKSDYLRRTEKELPVLTRWFPLHKVKHLIKEADYLDIILYSRDQIEKERRIMGETTDENVQNNVADVDFYIVSIVPLSDMNERPMVPITIMRNALIEEGGSGVPIDRNEYIKSVNFWSKHAIIIDM, from the exons ATGCATTCAGCCCTACATCTAACCCATCttagttattttatgtTATTAGCCATAACTAGATCATGTGGTTACATAaaaacaaaatatatagaaTCTTGCTCaccaaataaatataattataaactACTCACTcaatcaaataatacatcaatACGCACTGCCCCGAATTCCACTATAATGTTATCATCCACTTCAAAAATAGGTCTTG aaCCATTTTGCTACAAGCAATTTGATCGGAAGAATTCTGCAAATCACATTCCCATGGATAAGTTCATCTTCCTGGACAAA CTTTGTGAGTTAATTGCATCAGGGGACTGCAAATTTGCAGACGGTTACGCTGAATTTTGCAAGCAtatatttgtcaaaaattttaccaattcCAAACTTGGAATCTTGGAAATTACCCCTGAAAATGAACATATATTGAAATCTGACTATCTACGCCGCACAGAAAAAGAACTACCCGTGCTTACTAGGTGGTTCCCCTTACACAAGGTTAAACATTTGATCAAGGAGGCAGATTACCTcgatattatattgtattcGAGGGATCAGATTGAGAAAGAGAGGCGTATCATGGGAGAGACTACCGATGAAAATGTGCAAAATAATGTAGCCGACGTCGATTTTTACATCGTGAGCATAGTACCCCTTAGTGATATGAATGAGAGACCTATGGTACCAATAAC GATAATGAGAAATGCGTTGATTGAAGAAGGCGGAAGCGGAGTTCCGATTGACAGGAATGAGTACATTAAGAGCGTAAATTTCTGGTCCAAACATGCCATTATTATCGATATGTAA
- a CDS encoding hypothetical protein (overlaps_old_locusTagID:BBM_III05275), which produces MLDQLKIKKFVKDVKILTNGIKRWVRKNKGGESTESLLDSKNNKIEEFACFNTQPMVSDTWA; this is translated from the coding sequence ATGCTAGACCAATTGAAAATCAAGAAGTTTGTCAAAGATGTCAAAATATTAACTAATGGCATTAAGAGGTGGGTCAGAAAAAATAAGGGCGGAGAATCTACAGAATCATTGCTGGATAGTAAaaacaacaaaattgaagaatttgcATGTTTCAACACACAACCTATGGTAAGTGATACTTGGGCCTAA
- a CDS encoding Ubiquitin carboxyl-terminal hydrolase 25 (overlaps_old_locusTagID:BBM_III05260) encodes MQPKMDHSWHSYADAIKSSTRLPDGIENVDFPIAYNHDPYLIDSHVIKPIGSPVESFKGIVTGNYDPRSPIPNLPMSSPDIYNNYNYKSIVNPVSTNKYENNINRISSHHDQSYERPIFGRTFNEKVWGKEFDSLQPENMTNLLKTSKDKTEQVDPNDSFTTASLTSMIGGDTLQRWKIPESKMPITPTDTIIPIENAAKHLGEVKDADNDNMSSTSNYRDVQDVDTNGFTTNVSISRFSLDKSGCMNHRNNEIRNNSSSGCTDTTISFKWNFLMNESSESEKLEAFKQLVSVSSESEIPSIISYLIQLISMRNCHRAFAIRALTFTLASHPEIVTSSFQLEYVEKLFIHPSVDDLGASFLRLLLNNMANIQHSDDESNGYAETAKSYIWKVLQICCDRAGCNNIELLRSSRLRDWVCTFWYEMPFSIQDIDIGQICLSWINNRHDAMYLKDGPFALLARERDSRGQLGVLWLFENFIQFVFKHSSNLSIDFQYVIRMCGVDHQSKNEQNSTVSYIECLSAYFKNYKGGMKGIIRDGIDELDNENTVTNVYYSHILDVWIALSCIPWPPRHPNTPHLQLLSHFFQFIILESNTPIAQSLQLSLIRASICISISRIAAPINAEDAALQVITLMLHGNRPFIHEQVAPRVLSGVMNFIRRRLFLWHSVDSGISRQTIQTVQTLYDIINQVVTASDINEIDNNDMDALFLSKQQHKPLFPRANIYNHDANEANEDISNDIIDYVSSNRETSVDGANRLKFFLSPPMDSPTSEYKNESSVNVDLAYIANRQNHVDLNSLDNTFLNGQGQSVSHSSQGQTSFKNQQNSGKSNGKQVEPPIPAPGLKNLGNTCYYNSILQALYHTDDFLATMFGCDGDPEIKKMNVEFYKGLQKLFKKMLTCGKDHVNPSSSYKQLPSQFKNKHQHDTTEVARYILDELGCDKLSMWKGLFAGLVIQRIKCKCGYVSDTHQTIIDFSFALAALNDYEESSIQNLMDGFLKKEKLTGDNKYFCNKCNRNRKAEKWNVIASPPIHLMVILNRNLWEIGSDGRGTPEKILRHVHINHTLTVCGFTYCLYGSIIHQGYSTDSGHYYFVGTRSDSVRYPEKWYKMDDTIASRVGPEYIEDTSSDQSNTHVPYVLFYRCNQAHRSNSIYI; translated from the coding sequence ATGCAACCTAAGATGGACCACTCGTGGCATTCATACGCCGACGCCATCAAGAGTTCTACCAGGTTACCCGACGGTATAGAAAACGTTGATTTTCCCATCGCATATAATCATGACCCCTATTTGATTGATTCTCACGTCATTAAACCTATAGGAAGTCCCGTTGAAAGTTTTAAGGGCATTGTAACAGGTAATTATGATCCCCGCTCGCCCATcccaaatttaccaatgaGCAGTCCTGATATCTATAACAACTACAACTACAAAAGTATAGTAAATCCAGTGTCTACAAATAAATACgaaaacaatataaacaGAATCAGCTCACACCATGATCAATCCTATGAACGTCCTATTTTTGGTCGTACATTTAATGAAAAAGTATGGGGAAAAGAATTTGATTCCTTACAGCCTGAGAATATGACAAATCTGTTGAAGACTTCTAAGGATAAAACTGAACAAGTTGACCCTAATGACTCTTTTACTACAGCTAGTCTAACTAGTATGATAGGAGGAGATACTCTACAAAGGTGGAAAATACCTGAATCAAAGATGCCTATTACACCAACAGATACAATCATTCCTATCGAAAACGCTGCCAAACACCTGGGAGAGGTTAAAGATGCCGATAACGACAACATGTCTAGCACATCCAATTACCGTGATGTACAAGACGTTGATACCAACGGCTTCACCACAAATGTATCAATATCAAGGTTTTCATTAGACAAATCTGGTTGCATGAATCATCGTAATAATGAAATTCGTAACAATTCTTCCAGTGGATGTACTGATACTACGATCTCCTTCAAATGGAATTTTCTTATGAATGAATCTTCAGAAAGTGAAAAGCTAGAAGCATTCAAACAACTCGTTTCCGTTTCAAGTGAATCAGAGATCCCTTCGATCATATCGTATTTAATACAGCTTATTTCTATGCGAAACTGCCACAGGGCGTTCGCCATTAGAGCCCTTACCTTCACCCTGGCATCCCATCCCGAAATAGTTACTTCTTCATTCCAATTAGAGTAtgttgaaaaattgttcatCCATCCATCAGTAGACGATTTGGGGGCTTCGTTTTTAAGattgttattaaataacatgGCTAATATTCAACATAGTGATGATGAGTCGAATGGTTACGCGGAAACCGCCAAGAGTTACATTTGGAAAGTCCTGCAAATTTGCTGTGACCGCGCTGGTTGCAACAACATTGAACTGCTACGTTCTAGTCGATTGCGTGATTGGGTCTGTACGTTCTGGTACGAAATGCCCTTTTCAATTCAAGACATTGATATAGGTCAGATCTGTCTGAGTTGGATTAACAATCGCCATGATGCAATGTATCTGAAAGATGGCCCATTTGCTCTTCTGGCTAGGGAACGAGATTCTAGGGGTCAACTTGGTGTTTTATGgttatttgaaaatttcatcCAATTCGTATTTAAACATTCTTCCAACCTGAGTATCGACTTTCAGTATGTAATACGCATGTGTGGTGTGGATCATCAGTCAAAAAATGAGCAAAACAGTACCGTATCATATATTGAGTGTTTAAGCGCCTACTTTAAGAATTATAAGGGTGGCATGAAGGGCATCATTCGTGATGGGATTGACGAATTGGACAATGAAAATACTGTAACAAACGTATATTACTCACACATATTAGATGTATGGATAGCACTATCCTGTATTCCATGGCCGCCCCGTCACCCGAATACTCCGCATTTACAACTGCTATCGCATTTCTTTCAGTTTATAATTCTGGAGTCTAACACTCCCATCGCACAATCACTGCAGCTTTCACTCATCAGAGCTTCCATCTGCATTTCAATATCCCGCATCGCAGCTCCAATTAACGCAGAAGATGCCGCATTACAAGTTATCACTCTAATGTTGCACGGTAATAGACCGTTTATTCATGAACAAGTTGCTCCACGCGTTTTGAGTGGTGTAATGAACTTCATACGCCGTAGACTATTTTTGTGGCATAGTGTTGACAGCGGGATATCTCGTCAAACAATACAGACCGTGCAAACGCTATACGATATAATCAATCAAGTAGTCACTGCTTCAGACATCAAcgaaattgataataatgatatggACGCATTGTTTTTGTCCAAACAACAACATAAACCTTTATTTCCCCGCgctaatatatacaatcatGACGCCAACGAAGCGAATGAAGATATATCGAATGATATCATTGATTACGTATCATCTAATCGTGAAACTAGTGTGGATGGGGCCAATAGATTGAAATTTTTCCTAAGTCCGCCTATGGATAGTCCAACTAGTGAATACAAAAACGAGTCAAGTGTGAACGTTGATTTGGCTTACATTGCAAATCGTCAAAATCACGTGGACTTGAATAGTCTAGATAACACTTTCCTTAACGGTCAAGGACAGAGTGTCAGTCACAGTAGCCAGGGCCAAACGAGTTTCAaaaatcaacaaaattCTGGTAAAAGTAATGGCAAACAAGTTGAACCTCCAATCCCAGCTCCAGGGCTTAAAAATTTGGGAAATACCTGTTATTATAACAGCATATTACAGGCTCTATATCATACTGACGATTTCTTGGCTACTATGTTTGGATGCGACGGAGATCCAGAAATTAAGAAGATGAACGTAGAGTTTTATAAAGGGCTCCAAAAGTTGTTTAAAAAAATGCTCACCTGTGGCAAAGATCACGTAAATCCATCGTCTTCATACAAACAACTACCTTCTCAGTTTAAAAACAAGCATCAACACGATACCACTGAAGTCGCCAGGTATATTCTTGACGAATTGGGTTGTGATAAACTTTCAATGTGGAAGGGGTTATTTGCTGGCCTGGTTATCCAGCGCATAAAGTGTAAGTGTGGTTACGTTTCAGACACCcatcaaacaattattgACTTTTCTTTTGCCCTAGCAGCACTCAATGATTATGAAGAATCTTCTATACAAAACTTAATGGATGGGTTTTTGAAGAAGGAGAAGTTGACGGGTGATAATAAGTACTTTTGCAACAAGTGTAACAGGAATAGGAAGGCAGAAAAATGGAATGTGATCGCTTCACCGCCAATTCATCTAATGGTCATTTTGAATAGGAATCTTTGGGAAATTGGTAGTGATGGTAGAGGAACGCCTGAGAAGATTTTAAGGCATGTGCATATAAACCATACATTAACTGTGTGCGGATTTACTTATTGTCTCTATGGCTCAATAATACACCAAGGATATAGCACAGATTCGGGGCATTATTATTTCGTGGGAACCAGATCCGATTCTGTTAGATATCCTGAAAAGTGGTATAAAATGGATGATACGATCGCCAGCAGAGTTGGACCGGAGTATATTGAAGATACTTCTAGCGACCAAAGTAACACTCACGTGCCGTATGTGTTATTCTATCGCTGCAATCAGGCACATCGGTCCAATAGTATTTATATCTGA
- a CDS encoding 4-hydroxy-3-methylbut-2-enyl diphosphate reductase (overlaps_old_locusTagID:BBM_III05255) translates to MFMHFLALQIAISYILRISSFRYTNFHYKLINKYSYLFTPTNLFRNGKLFANENEKISNVGHKEKKLYLLSPRGFCEGVNRAINIVNECLRILPPPIYVKHEIVHNEIVCNALRAKGAIFVDHLEQVPEGAVLIFSAHGVSPAIRQQANSLKLVTIDASCPLVNKVHVYVKLKASEGYKIVLIGHKNHVETIGTYGEAPEATTVVETVGDVQNLNYTESDKLFYVTQTTLSLDDCKDICNALKKRYPYIETIPSGSICYATTNRQTAVQQISPLVDLVIVVGSQMSSNANRLIDTCTRRNVRGVLINSIEQLKEINMSNCLNIAVTSSASTPDAITQSVVDILTAEPHNYKLELYNAVEERIPKWKFPKNLQDMIKNSQIQSL, encoded by the exons ATGTTTATGCATTTTCTGGCATTACAAATTGCCATTTCATATATCTTGCGTATCTCGAGTTTTAGATACACTAACTTTcattataaattgataaataagTATAGTTATTTGTTTACACCAACAAATCTATTTAGAAATGGAAAACTGTTTGCCAATGAgaatgaaaaaatatccAATGTCGGTCATAAGGAAAAGAAACTATATCTTCTCTCTCCGCGTGGCTTCTGCGAGGGCGTAAACAGGGCCATAAACATTGTCAATGAATGCCTAAGGATTCTGCCCCCCCCAATCTATGTCAAGCATGAAATAGTACATAACGAAATTGTATGCAATGCACTCAGG GCAAAGGGCGCAATTTTTGTAGATCATTTGGAACAGGTTCCGGAAGGAGCCGTGTTGATCTTCTCAGCCCATGGCGTATCTCCTGCAATTAGGCAACAAGCTAACTCCCTTAAATTAGTTACAATTGACGCATCTTGTCCATTGGTGAATAAAGTACATgtttatgtaaaattgaagGCTAGCGAGGGGTATAAAATTGTACTGATTGGACATAAGAACCACGTAGAAACTATTGGCACTTATGGCGAAGCTCCAGAAGCTACTACTGTGGTTGAAACGGTAGGGGATgtgcaaaatttgaattacaCTGAAAgtgacaaattattttatgtaaCCCAGACGACGCTCAGTCTGGACGATTGTAAGGATATTTGTAATGCGTTAAAGAAGAGATATCCATACATAGAGACCATTCCCAGTGGTTCCATTTGCTATGCTACTACAAATAGACAGACTGCAGTGCAGCAAATTTCCCCCCTGGTGGACCTTGTAATTGTGGTAGGCAGTCAAATGTCATCCAATGCAAACAGGCTAATAGACACATGCACCAGGCGTAATGTTAG GGGTGTCTTGATTAATTCAATCGAGCAGCTCAAGGAAATAAACATGAGTAACTGCTTGAATATTGCAGTGACATCATCAGCCTCAACCCCGGATGCAATCACTCAATCGGTAGTTGATATATTAACCGCCGAACCacataattacaaattagaATTATACAATGCAGTTGAGGAACGAATTCCCAAGTGGAAATTTCCTAAGAATTTGCAGGATATGATCAAAAACTCGCAAATACAATCCTTATAA
- a CDS encoding Regulator of chromosome condensation (RCC1) repeat (overlaps_old_locusTagID:BBM_III05275): MEESWSCPTCLVTNSCADEVCACCCTKRAEGFKTFVPIKKESNVKGVKKERVEPASPTDNKKSAAGRNNVKVKREGANISNIETTVAKNFSGCFLYICGSSEMDQIPLTSRDEVAVRTSGGVTNYTDTYEAKLPNPIVYFRKKPIKKVACGALHTAVLLEDGTVYTFGCNDLGALGRNVSVIDKAGMSDETEAMPIKMNDKIIDITCGDNHTCLLTASGDVYLTGSFKDTSGPIGFPDFTSEDTKILDKVTLPMKVVFDKNKKVTITNISSGENHVVCLNSNTGELYVFGSNEYGQLLQPITDETSNLSSEKLHEIKGKKLYPKLIDLKILGLRGSTRSQEAEKIAKVFTGYATTFFVTNKQRIFGCGRNAQGEVGVGNPMTFIDKPKELTSFNGKSILDIKGGQFFSMALEKGGAVYTWGKTCFSGHSIKAKKIMTPKRLNICGKLGAVCIFVGSDYSFAKMSNNNVYAWGSGQNYVLGNGQDIEFQQKPVLVDLGKLGTVTSISGGAQHTVFHVIPEAQEHGTSGSKKRKTS, encoded by the exons ATGGAAGAATCCTGGTCTTGTCCAACTTGTTTGGTAACAAACAGTTGCGCTGACGAAGTTTGTGCTTGCTGTTGTACCAAACGGGCTGAGGGTTTCAAAACATTTGTCCCGATTAAGAAGG AATCCAATGTCAAGGGGGTAAAAAAGGAGAGAGTGGAACCAGCAAGCCCTACTGATAACAAAAAATCCGCCGCAGGTAGGAATAATGTCAAAGTTAAACGGGAAGGTGCCAACATTTCCAATATTGAAACAACAGTCGCGAAAAATTTTAGCGGTTgctttttgtatatttgcGGCTCTAGTGAAATGGATCAGATACCCTTGACCAGTAGAGATGAAGTGGCTGTCAGGACTTCGGGGGGAGTGACAAATTACACTGATACTTATGAAGCTAAACTTCCAAATccaattgtatattttagAAAGAAACCCATTAAAAAAGTGGCTTGTGGCGCTTTACATACAGCAGTGTTGTTGGAGGATGGTACGGTTTACACTTTTGGGTGCAATGACTTAGGAGCTTTAGGTAGGAATGTCAGTGTTATTGACAAGGCGGGGATGTCAGATGAAACGGAAGCAATGCCTATTAAGATGAATGATAAGATAATTGACATTACATGTGGCGACAATCATACTTGTCTACTCACAGCTAGTGGCGATGTTTATTTGACCGGAAGCTTTAAGGACACAAGTGGGCCAATTGGCTTCCCCGACTTCACATCTGAGgatacaaaaatattggATAAAGTGACATTGCCAATGAAAGTTGTGTTTGATAAAAACAAGAAGGTCACTATCACGAATATATCATCTGGGGAAAACCATGTAGTGTGTCTTAATAGTAACACTGGAGAGTTGTACGTGTTTGGTAGTAACGAATATGGCCAATTACTACAGCCTATCACTGACGAGACCTCCAATCTAAGTAGTGAAAAATTGCATGAAATAAAAGGTAAAAAATTGTACCCCAAACTAATAGATCTTAAGATTTTAGGGTTGAGAGGATCTACTAGATCGCAGGAAGCAGAAAAAATTGCTAAGGTATTTACTGGATATGCTACCACATTCTTTGTCACAAATAAGCAACGTATTTTTGGCTGTGGCAGAAACGCTCAAGGTGAAGTTGGTGTAGGAAACCCGATGacttttattgataaaccAAAAGAATTGACCAGTTTTAATGGCAAGTCAATATTGGATATAAAGGGTGGGCAATTTTTCTCCATGGCATTGGAGAAGGGAGGAGCGGTGTATACTTGGGGTAAAACTTGTTTCAGTGGCCACTCTATTAAGGCAAAAAAGATAATGACACCAAAACGACTGAATATATGTGGAAAGTTAGGTGCCGTTTGTATCTTCGTAGGATCAGATTATTCGTTCGccaaaatgtcaaataaCAATGTATATGCTTGGGGGTCTGGGCAGAACTACGTTCTTGGCAATGGCCAAGATATCGAATTCCAGCAAAAGCCAGTGCTTGTAGATTTAGGAAAATTGGGTACAGTTACTTCTATTTCCGGCGGCGCACAACACACCGTTTTTCACGTGATCCCAGAAGCACAAGAACATGGAACTTCTGGTTCTAAGAAACGCAAAACCAGTTGA
- a CDS encoding GDA1/CD39 (nucleoside phosphatase) family (overlaps_old_locusTagID:BBM_III05265), whose translation MNGFYMVWVCFIFTFIVFADRIFASDPHHGGSFGDLKNFKNAVIVDAGSTGIRVYVYEISVEFDFKYSSGSFDKSSVLVRPHIPCKSYKINNSILKLLRDSKITINSNEDIKYMSSSNLIYLYFKQMADFVNSHIDNNYRGFTPIFFMATAGIRMLEDEECRYYMKQISALLKYFFPQYPLHENLSVRVLQGVEEGIYSFVSVQELMYIQSKEINKGVIFDTAALDYNDFDDRLLHISGFNTDKLFKYATIIEIGGASVQIVSPLPKNMVNGDCANDSFYRAGSGILPVSQYMLDENIYKLNYDSNEIHLFSKSYMGLGKQLALLQYLHMIYNNRTNEYGEAACLPVGFRALLPDIISSELKIELDEIISEKYDSYGNMIPYIIGTGNYDMCNKQIDTLLDTLVGAKMPYTIQEHVSIIGMENIFYTLECLKPVDGFHFHEHTSVGILQELGRKLCPMNILGLESHFVDRTEREKLQTACFTINLIVKILNNILSLDENRIIYPKQTILGNDLTWTLGVSILDIPNFINTVFRDPR comes from the exons atgAATGGATTTTATATGGTTTGGGTGTGTTTTATATTTACTTTTATAGTCTTTGCAGATAGGATTTTTGCCTCCGATCCCCATCATGGTGGATCTTTTGGTGATTTGaagaattttaaaaatgcagTAATTGTAGATGCCGGTTCTACTGGTATTAGGGTCTATGTTTACGAAATTTCTGTCGAATTTGactttaaatattcatcA ggTTCGTTTGACAAGTCTAGTGTGTTAGTGCGTCCTCATATACCTTGTAAAAGctataaaataaataatagcATTCTTAAACTGCTTAGGGACTCCAAAATTACGATAAATAGCAATGAggatataaaatatatgtcaTCTTCAAATCTCATCTATTTGTATTTCAAGCAGATGGCAGATTTTGTCAACAGCCATATTGATAACAATTATAGGGGCTTTACTCCCATATTCTTTATGGCAACTGCGGGAATTCGAATGCTGGAAGATGAAGAATGTCGATATTATATGAAACAAATAAGTGCTTtgctaaaatattttttccCGCAATATCCATTACATGAAAATTTAAGCGTTAGAGTGCTTCAAGGCGTGGAAGAGggaatatattcatttgtaTCGGTCCAGGAGCTTATGTACATCCAGTCCAAGGAGATTAATAAAGGCGTGATTTTTGACACGGCTGCTCTTGACTACAATGATTTTGACGATCGTTTATTGCACATTTCAGGTTTTAACACggataaattgtttaaatatgcCACTATTATCGAGATAGGTGGAGCTTCTGTTCAAATTGTGTCACCATTGCCA AAAAATATGGTAAATGGAGATTGTGCCAACGACTCATTTTACAGGGCTGGTAGTGGAATTTTGCCAGTTTCACAATATATGCTAGACGAgaatatatacaaattgaattatgACTCCAATGAAATTCACCTGTTTTCCAAGAGCTACATGGGCTTGGGTAAACAACTAGCACTACtacaatatttacacatGATATACAATAATCGTACCAACGAATAT GGAGAGGCGGCGTGTTTACCCGTTGGATTCAGGGCCTTATTACCCGATATCATTTCGTCAGAGCTAAAGATAGAACTGGATGAGATTATATCGGAGAAGTACGACAGTTATGGGAACATGATCCCATACATAATTGGCACAGGGAATTACGATATGTGTAATAAGCAAATTGATACATTACTGGATACATTGGTAGGTGCTAAGATGCCATATACTATTCAAGAACATGTCAGCATCATAGGGATGGAGaacatattttacacattaGAG TGTTTGAAACCTGTTGACGGATTTCACTTTCATGAGCACACTAGTGTTGGTATACTGCAAGAACTTGGCAGGAAACTTTGTCCAATGAATATACTAGGGTTGGAATCGCACTTTGTAGACCGAACGGAACGAGAAAAGTTACAAACAGCTTGTTTCAC TATCAACCTCATCGTCAAAATCctaaacaatatattatcactCGATGAAAATCGCataatttatccaaaacAGACT ATTTTGGGCAACGACCTTACATGGACACTAGGGGTATCCATATTGgatattccaaatttcATTAACACAGTCTTTAGGGATCCAAGGTAA